The following proteins are encoded in a genomic region of Amphiura filiformis chromosome 18, Afil_fr2py, whole genome shotgun sequence:
- the LOC140139460 gene encoding ficolin-2-like, whose protein sequence is MEVWCDMDTDGGGWTVFQRRVDGSEDFFRYWADYKAGFGELAVEHWLGNDNIYALVNNGKTYELRLDLSDGIEWKYDLYASFVISDEASGYTLTLGANIDGDAGNSFSNQNRQAFTTRDADHDSRGGENCAITYKGGWWYSACHWSNLNGLYLNGTHYTYAVGINYVSWKGHHYSLAATEMKLRPAAP, encoded by the exons ATGGAAGTATGGTGTGACATGGACACAGACGGGGGAGGCTGGACT GTGTTTCAGCGACGTGTTGATGGTTCAGAAGATTTTTTCCGTTACTGGGCAGATTATAAGGCTGGATTTGGTGAACTTGCAGTGGAACATTGGCTTGGTAATGATAACATCTATGCCTTAGTTAACAATGGCAAGACGTACGAGTTAAGATTAGACTTAAGTGACGGAATTGAGTGGAAGTATGACTTGTATGCGTCATTTGTCATCAGTGACGAGGCGAGTGGTTATACATTAACGCTTGGAGCAAATATTGACGGAGACG CGGGTAATTCATTCAGTAATCAGAACAGACAGGCATTTACCACACGTGACGCAGATCATGACTCTCGCGGGGGTGAAAATTGTGCCATCACGTACAAAGGTGGTTGGTGGTACTCGGCGTGTCATTGGTCCAACTTGAACGGACTCTATCTTAATGGAACTCATTATACCTATGCTGTTGGTATTAATTACGTGTCATGGAAGGGTCATCATTATTCATTAGCTGCAACGGAGATGAAATTGCGTCCCGCAGCACCTTGA
- the LOC140139126 gene encoding hyalin-like, producing the protein MSHTFGTTFNLGTTLVAYNISDVAGNMATCTFNVIVQAAGDTTPPTITFCPSDVTVEVKSGITSAVATWIEPTATDNVTLVNLSTVMSHTSGTTFNLGTTPVVYNISDAAGNMATCTFNVIVTAAGDTTPPTIIFCPSDVTVEVKSGITSAVETWIEPTATDNVTLVNLTTVMSHTSGTTFNLGTTLVVYNISDAAGNMATCTFNVIVQEICLQHTEQSSTHATATSDKAVDGNTNGNYNAGSCAHTRCAI; encoded by the exons ATGTCGCATACTTTCGGAACCACATTCAATCTTGGCACAACTCTTGTTGCATATAATATCTCTGACGTAGCAGGAAACATGGCAACGTGTACCTTTAATGTTATTGTGCAAG CCGCGGGTGATACAACACCTCCAACAATAACCTTCTGTCCGTCTGACGTTACCGTTGAAGTCAAGTCAGGGATAACCTCAGCTGTTGCGACATGGATAGAACCAACGGCTACCGACAATGTCACTCTTGTCAACTTATCTACCGTTATGTCGCATACTTCCGGAACCACGTTCAATCTTGGCACAACTCCTGTTGTTTATAACATCTCTGACGCAGCAGGAAACATGGCAACGTGTacatttaatgttattgttaCAG cCGCGGGTGATACAACACCTCCAACGATAATCTTCTGTCCATCTGACGTTACCGTTGAAGTCAAATCAGGGATAACCTCAGCTGTTGAGACATGGATAGAACCGACGGCTACCGACAATGTCACTCTTGTCAACTTAACTACCGTTATGTCGCATACTTCCGGAACCACGTTCAATCTTGGCACAACTCTTGTTGTATATAACATCTCTGACGCAGCAGGAAACATGGCAACGTGTACCTTTAATGTTATTGTGCAAG AGATCTGTTTGCAGCACACCGAGCAGAGCAGCACGCACGCTACTGCTACTTCGGATAAGGCTGTAGATGGCAACACTAATGGCAACTATAATGCCGGATCGTGCGCACATACAA gatGCGCTATTTAG
- the LOC140139461 gene encoding fucolectin-4-like translates to MNQTECVGNVVIYNRVDCCKYRLEGAIVRVGFDCDKANNPICGHVTRHMIDQNQRVDVLCNQALMGKYISIRLPVDVIESMILCEVEWYTGTCEG, encoded by the exons ATGAACCAGACCGAATGTGTGGGAAATGTTGTAATCTACAATAGGGTAGATTGCTGTA aGTACCGTCTAGAAGGTGCAATCGTACGCGTTGGCTTTGATTGTGATAAAGCTAACAATCCTATATGCGGACATGTGACTAGACACATGATTGACCAGAACCAAAGAGTGGATGTGTTGTGCAACCAAGCCCTTATGGGAAAGTACATCAGCATTCGCTTACCTGTCGATGTCATTGAGTCTATGATACTCTGCGAAGTTGAATGGTATACTGGCACATGCGaag GTTAA
- the LOC140139127 gene encoding uncharacterized protein yields the protein MAFDLINHKIVVIKLMKLGAPPILVQWVVDFLTNRKQRVKYKDTYSDWVLINGGVPQGTVIGSRSFLGMINDALDVPNHKVWKYVDDLTIGENRAYGDASTVQDSLDSLCTWADENKLRLNPAK from the coding sequence ATGGCCTTTGATCTGATaaatcataaaattgttgttATCAAATTGATGAAATTAGGCGCTCCTCCCATTTTGGTTCAATGGGTGGTTGATTTTCTTACAAATAGAAAACAAAGAGTCAAGTACAAAGATACATATTCAGACTGGGTCTTGATTAATGGTGGTGTCCCTCAAGGCACCGTCATTGGCTCTCGCTCCTTCCTCGGCATGATCAATGACGCCTTGGATGTTCCAAACCACAAAGTGTGGAAGTATGTTGATGATCTTACCATTGGTGAGAACAGGGCCTATGGTGATGCCAGCACCGTGCAAGACAGTCTGGATTCTCTGTGTACTTGGGCTGATGAAAACAAATTGAGGCTGAACCCAGCTAAGTGA